A single Lolium perenne isolate Kyuss_39 chromosome 6, Kyuss_2.0, whole genome shotgun sequence DNA region contains:
- the LOC127308056 gene encoding zinc finger protein CONSTANS-LIKE 5 — MELQGLGRYWGVGGRRCGSCAGSPAAVHCRTCAGAGDGAYLCAGCDAGHARAGHERVWVCEVCELAPAAVTCKADAAALCAACDADIHTANPLSRRHERVPVQPIGTPCSDHQDAALAMSFGGQGQEKQGAALNLNDDALDQAFDAGGGGGKDGAKLDFLFADVMVDPFFGSDLPRFPHADSVVPNGGAVELDFGGVISKPSSYSSYTAPSLTGSGSSSEVGLVPDAMCGRGGGIIELDFTQSKAAYLPYAPTPSHSVSSVDVGAVPERTDGAVAAGGMVAAAPVTGEGREARLMRYREKRKNRRFEKTIRYASRKAYAESRPRVKGRFAKRTDDADADADAVTAPTPRPYVLDFGNYGVVPTF, encoded by the exons ATGGAGTTGCAGGGGCTGGGGAGGTACTGGGGCGTGGGCGGGAGGAGGTGCGGGTCGTGCGCGGGGTCACCGGCGGCGGTGCACTGCCGGACGTGCGCCGGGGCCGGCGATGGGGCGTACCTCTGCGCGGGGTGCGACGCGGGCCACGCGCGGGCGGGGCACGAGAGGGTGTGGGTCTGCGAGGTCTGCGAGCTCGCGCCCGCCGCGGTCACCTGCAAGGCCGACGCCGCCGCGctctgcgccgcctgcgacgccgACATCCACACCGCCAACCCGCTCTCGCGCCGCCACGAGCGCGTCCCCGTGCAGCCCATCGGGACGCCGTGCTCCGATCATCAGGACGCCGCCCTCGCGATGTCGTTCGGCGGCCAAGGCCAGGAGAAGCAGGGCGCCGCGCTGAACCTCAACGACGACGCGCTGGATCAGGCTTtcgacgccggcggcggcgggggcaagGACGGAGCCAAGCTAGACTTCCTGTTCGCGGACGTGATGGTGGACCCGTTCTTCGGCTCCGACCTCCCGCGCTTCCCGCACGCCGACAGCGTCGTCCCCAACGGCGGCGCGGTGGAGCTCGACTTTGGTGGCGTCATCTCCAAGCCGTCCTCCTACAGTTCCTACACGGCGCCCTCGCTCACTGGAAGT ggctcgtcgtcggaggtcGGGCTGGTGCCGGATGCGATGTGTGGCCGCGGCGGCGGAATCATCGAGCTCGACTTCACGCAGTCCAAGGCGGCATACCTGCCGTACGCCCCGACTCCTAGCCACAGCGTTTCGTCGGTAGATGTGGGGGCGGTGCCGGAACGGACCGACGGCGCCGTCGCGGCCGGCGGTATGGTGGCCGCTGCGCCGGTAACCGGGGAGGGGAGGGAGGCGCGTCTGATGCGGTACCGCGAGAAGCGCAAGAACAGGCGGTTCGAGAAGACCATCCGGTACGCGTCCCGGAAGGCCTACGCCGAGTCGCGGCCGCGCGTCAAGGGCCGCTTCGCCAAGCGCACCGACGACGCCGACGCCGATGCCGACGCGGTGACCGCGCCCACGCCGCGGCCATACGTGCTCGACTTCGGCAACTACGGCGTCGTGCCCACCTTCTGA